TCTGCCATATATTGTGGGGTAATGGGATCAAGTGCCTCTGTGGCTAATGGCAAGCCTAATTCGGCTAACTCAATTAATAATGCACGAGCAATATGTAAACCATGCTCTACATCAAAAGAACCGTCAATTTTAGGATCATTAATCAACCCTTTCCAGCCCACTGTGGTACGAGGTTTCTCAAAGTAAACTCGCATTACAATGTAAAGATTATCTGACAATTCAGTGGCAAGTTGAGCCAATTTTTTACCATATTCAATGGCAGCTTGAGGATCGTGAATAGAACAAGGCCCAACCACCACTAATAACTTATCCTGTTGTTTATGAATAATCTTAGCAATATCTTGACGTGATTGCTGAATTTGTTGGCGTAGCTCTGGGGATAATGGCAATTTTTGCTTGAGTTCATAAGGGGTTACTAAAACTTTTTCATCAATAATATGTACATTATGCAAGCTATCTTTATTCATTTTTCACTCCATTAATACCGTTGTTCTTGTTGTAAAATAATAATTACACTAAATGTAATAAATATAATACATTATAATTTAAAAAAGGCAATGGGGAATAACTATACTATAAAATGAATAAAGAATATTTTAGAAAATTGCACCGCACTTAATAAAAAACCTGCCAATTAGCAGGTTTTTTATCGTTACATTAAATTTGTTTCTTTCTACAAAGTAGAATAAGAATAGTAAAAACTATGGCTGTGGCAATAAAAGCATATAACATTGAAGAAGTAAAACCAATCACCAAATAGCCTACCACAGTAGATAGCGCCACTAACATAGCATAAGGTAATTGTGTAGTAACATGATCCATTAAACCACATTTTGCCCCAGTAGAAGAAAGAATGGTGGTATCCGAAATAGGCGAACAATGATCGCCACAAACCGCCCCTGCCATTACCGCAGATAAACAAGGGAGCAATAATTCAGGCGCTGCATTCGCCGCAATAGCTGCCGCTATCGGCAACATAATCCCAAAGGTTCCCCAACTTGTTCCTGTGGCAAATGCCATTGCGGTAGCAAGTACAAACAATAAGGCCGGCAATAATTCTATGGCAAAATTGCCTGAAACAAGGGTGGATAAATATTCCCCTGTTTTCATATCCCCTACTACATTATTAATTGTCCAAGCAAAAAATAAAATTAAAATTGCCCCTGACATTGATTTCATACCTAAAACCCAAGCACGAAAATAAGTGGCAATATCAACATGGCGTCCTGCTATAATACAAAGGGTTAATACAACTAAAGCACTTACCCCACCAAATACTAAAGAAATCCCAACAGTGGTATTTTCAAACGCACCTAGCACACTAAAAGGTTTTCCTTCTGCACTAAGAACTTGGTTACCTGTATAGAGCATCATAAAAACCGTCGCAACAATTAAGGTAACAATAGGAAACACTAAATTACGCATTCTCCCTGTTACCATAATCTCTTCATTGTCATCATTATTTTTCGCTAATGCTGCTTGCTCATGCCTTGCCATTGAACCTATATCAATGGAAAAATATGCTACTAAGAAAACCATAATAATGGAAAAAATAGCGTAATAGTTCATCACACTCATCGCCATAAATGCGCCTATCGGAGAATATTCGGTAATAGAATAAGTGGCTAATAATCCTGCGATTAGGGTAATAATATAAGCTCCCCAACTAGATACAGGCATTAATACACACATTGGTGCGGCGGTTGAATCCAAAATATAAGCAAGTTTAGCACGAGATACCTTAAATTTATCAGTAACAGGACGAGCAATAGCGCCAACCGCTAAACTATGGAAATAATCATCAATAAAGGTAACAAATACTAATGATGCAGCCATTAATTTTGCCCCTCGCCGTCCTTTTATGCGTTTTTTTGCCCAATTTGCAAAGGCTTGATTACTGCCTGATACAGTAAAAAGTGCGGTCAATATTCCCAATAATAATAGAAAAATTAAAATATTAATATTATCGGCGTTTAATCCCTGTGCCTCTACATCATAAACTAAGGATAAAATATTCTCTTTAAGATAAATTAAAGAAGTAAGCAAATGACCACCGCCGAGCATTAACGCCCCAACCAGAATACCAATACTTAATGAAAAAATAACTTTACGTGTAACAATCGCCAAACTCAGTGCCAATAACGGCGGAATAATTGACCATATTGACGTAGAATAATTAATAAGTTGCATGACCTCTACCTAAATATAAAAAATAAGGGAGATCTACTGAATGAAATAATCAAATTGATTATAACAGGTCGGTTAATTGAACCACCTAACAGTAGCGCTCCATAGTGAACATAAACATACTATGGCAGTGACGTACCTTTCAATAACGCCCCCAACCAATCAAAATGACTTTTGATTGATTTCGGCAAATATTCCTTTCTTTTTTCCTCATTGCTATCCGCTCAGAAAAAATACTTATAACATTTGCGCCTCTACATATGCGGAAGTGCTAAGATTACGATAATCTTCATCAAATGACAATAGAAATTATTGATTAATCTGATATGCTAAATATTCATTGTTCCTCCTATTATAAAAAGACAACTTTTCATTATTCCATTTAATTTAGATCTAATTAGTTAAGCAATATAAGATAAATTAATCCTAAATAAGCATATTTTTATTGCCTATTATAATTATTATAATTATAATTGCTTAGCGTAATGAATAAATCATAGGAGGAATTTTATGTCTGACGTATTAAAAACACTTACTAATATTCGTAGCTTACGAGCTTTAGCCCGTGAACTTTCTTTAGAAGAATTAAAATCTATTTTAGAAAAATTAACTTTAGTGGTAAAAGAAAAACATCAAGAAGCCGCTGAATTACAAGCCAAAGAACAACAACGCTTAGAAAAATTAGAAAAATATAAAGAATTATTACAGCAAGATGGTATTAATGCTGAAGATTTGATTGAATTATTAGGTGGCGAAACACCTAAACGTAAAAAAAGAGAACCAAAACCAGCTAAATACCAATACGAAGAAAATGGCATTGTCAAAACTTGGACTGGTCAAGGAAGAATGCCTAGAGTCATCAAACAAGCCGTAGATGCTGGAAAATCCTTATCTTCTTTTGAAATTTAATCCATAAAATCTTTGACAATAAAACCCATAATATATGGGTTTTATTGTTTTTATTCGGAAAAATAACATTATGATTGAAAATAAAATTTTATTAACTGATTGCCCAGATGATAAAGGTTTAATCGCCAAAATAACCAATATTTGTTATAAACATCAATTAAATATTCTACATAATAACGAATTTGTTGATTTTGAAACCAAACACTTTTTTATGCGTACCCAATTACAAGGTATTTTTAACGAACAAACCTTATTAGAAGATCTTAATCTTGCTCTCCCACAAGGTACAAATTGCCGACTAATTAGTAAACAAAAGAAACGCATTGTAATTTTAGTTACCAAAGAAGCTCATTGCCTTGGCGATATATTAATGAAAAATTATTATGGTAGCTTAAATGTTGAAATTGCTGCGGTCATTGGTAATCACGATACATTAAGATCATTAGTAGAAAAATTTGATATTCCATTCTTCTGCATTAGTCATCAAAATCTCACACGTGTTGAACACGACAAATTATTAGCTGATAAAATTGATGAATATTCGCCTGATTATATTGTATTGGCTAAATATATGCGTGTGCTTAATCCTGAGTTTGTAAGCCGTTACCCTAATCGTGTCATTAATATTCATCATTCTTTCTTACCTGCCTTTATTGGTGCTAAACCTTATCATCAGGCTTATGAAAGAGGAGTAAAAATTATTGGGGCAACAGCACATTTTATTAATAACGAATTAGATCAAGGCCCAATTATTTTGCAAAATGTCATCAATGTTGATCATACCTATAATGCAGAAGCTATGATGAAAGCGGGCAGAGATGTAGAAAAAACCGTCTTAAGTAAAGCATTAGATCTTGCCTTACAAGATAGAATTTTTGTTTTCCAAAATAAAACCATTGTTTTTTAATTATAGTCGTTTCAATTTAAAATAAGACAAGACGGTACGCCGAAGACAGTACAAAAAGTACAATAAGGCGTACCAACACCGTATTATTTTAAAGTAGGACGATTATAATAAATCCAGTCTAATCTACTGGCTTAAATACTGCTGAAATTTAATGCAATTAAATAACTTACTTCATTTTTTTCTTGCAATCATCACTTACCACTGTATAATCACTGCCATTAATTGCCTGGGTGGCGAAATTGGTAGACGCAGCGGATTCAAAATCCGCCGTTGAATAAACGTGTCGGTTCGAGTCCGACCCTAGGCACCATTTATAATAAAATTATCCTTTCATAATCCTCTAAAAGCAAAAGTCTTTTTTACACATTTGAAATGTTTAATATCTCGATAAATTATAATCGTAAAATAAAAATTTATTTCATATAAATAAAAGCAAAAAAACACACCGCACTTTTGTATAAGGTAAAACCAATTATAGTAAACTAATACTATTTTTTAATTCTATTCACTCCTCTACTCTATCAACCTTTGCTGACAGAGAGCAATAAAAAATTCAATATCTTCTGAGTCATAACCCAAAATTTTACCAATTTCTCGTTCTCGCTCGGGATCAAATCCCGATATTCCTATTAAAGAGGAAAGATGTTCGGCTTGTTGACGATATTCTTCCTTAAATACGATGGTATAAAAACCATTAGGCGGGCAATAATATTTCTCAATAGTAGAAAAATAACGACTTTCAATATAAGTCAACATTTCATCAGGAATAATGCCATCAAAAAACAGCGCTACTTGTTTTTTGCCTTGTAACATTAATTGTAATTCAATACCCTCGTGAGGACCGATTTTTGCCATATTATTTCCTTAAATCAACCTGTAGAGCCATTATCTTTAAAATAGTAAAAATCCCTCTTATTAAGAGGGATAATCATCAATAATAATATGTTGTTATTATGCCTTTTTTATTACAATCTCCCAAGTAGCATCACCAATTTGAGCAAAATGAATAACAGGATAATCATTTTCGGCAGCCCAACGAGGTAAATTTTCAGTAGCTTCTGCACAAGTAAATTGTATCGCTAATTCATCGCCAATTTGTAACTCAACAATTTTTTTCTTAGCTTGCATTAATGGGTAAGGGCATAAATGCCCTTTGGTATCTAATTCATAACGCATAATTTTCTCCTCTTGGTTATGATACAGTCGTTTAATTTAAAATAAGACGGCGATACACTGAAATACAGTACAAATCGTACAACAAGACATACCAACGCCATATTAATTTAAAATGGGGCAACTATAACTTTTGTGGGCGGACATAAACAAAATAGCTCATTGCCCAAACACCTAACATAATAAAAAATAAAGAAATCCAGCCTTTACTACTCATTACCGCCGTTGCTGTTAAACCGTTGCCAATGGTACAGCCGCCAGCGAGAGACGCACCAATGCCCATAAATAAGCCGCCAATTACACTATTTCTTACAGTAGCCAAATCTGGTAAACGCCATTTAAACTCACTACTCCCTTTAGCGGCAAGGTATGATCCTATTAGAATACCAAGTACTAAAAATACGCCCCAATTTATACGAGAAGTATCGCCTGTTATTAAAAAAGTAATAATATTGGCAGAAGGACCTGTAATACCTAATCCTGCACTTTTACCTACCACAGCATTTGATAGCCAAGCTAACAATGCCAAAATTCCAATAAATATTGCTGCCCAAAATGGATGAATATGCTTTTCAAATAAAAAATGGCGAATACCTTGATATTTTGCAGGTAAACTAGCTATTTTTAACTTAGGTTTACGCAATGTTGTATAAACCCCAAAAGCAGTAATAATGGCTAAAATAGCAACAAGCCACCAAACAGAAATTTGTAAACTTTGTGCAAGA
Above is a window of Volucribacter amazonae DNA encoding:
- a CDS encoding H-NS family nucleoid-associated regulatory protein gives rise to the protein MSDVLKTLTNIRSLRALARELSLEELKSILEKLTLVVKEKHQEAAELQAKEQQRLEKLEKYKELLQQDGINAEDLIELLGGETPKRKKREPKPAKYQYEENGIVKTWTGQGRMPRVIKQAVDAGKSLSSFEI
- the purU gene encoding formyltetrahydrofolate deformylase, producing the protein MIENKILLTDCPDDKGLIAKITNICYKHQLNILHNNEFVDFETKHFFMRTQLQGIFNEQTLLEDLNLALPQGTNCRLISKQKKRIVILVTKEAHCLGDILMKNYYGSLNVEIAAVIGNHDTLRSLVEKFDIPFFCISHQNLTRVEHDKLLADKIDEYSPDYIVLAKYMRVLNPEFVSRYPNRVINIHHSFLPAFIGAKPYHQAYERGVKIIGATAHFINNELDQGPIILQNVINVDHTYNAEAMMKAGRDVEKTVLSKALDLALQDRIFVFQNKTIVF
- a CDS encoding hemocin immunity protein, with protein sequence MAKIGPHEGIELQLMLQGKKQVALFFDGIIPDEMLTYIESRYFSTIEKYYCPPNGFYTIVFKEEYRQQAEHLSSLIGISGFDPEREREIGKILGYDSEDIEFFIALCQQRLIE
- a CDS encoding YeeE/YedE family protein, coding for MFSTIFSPLLIGSLLGFIFQRSRFCLTGGFREMYLSKNNRIFYAFLIAILLQSIGVLWLIEIGYITSPYKDFSLFSTIIGSLIFGVSIVLASGCATGTWYHAGEGLISSWIALFMYMLSAAMMRYGALNDMQKFMGQYWRMNDNLAQSLQISVWWLVAILAIITAFGVYTTLRKPKLKIASLPAKYQGIRHFLFEKHIHPFWAAIFIGILALLAWLSNAVVGKSAGLGITGPSANIITFLITGDTSRINWGVFLVLGILIGSYLAAKGSSEFKWRLPDLATVRNSVIGGLFMGIGASLAGGCTIGNGLTATAVMSSKGWISLFFIMLGVWAMSYFVYVRPQKL
- a CDS encoding Na+/H+ antiporter NhaC family protein, with the protein product MQLINYSTSIWSIIPPLLALSLAIVTRKVIFSLSIGILVGALMLGGGHLLTSLIYLKENILSLVYDVEAQGLNADNINILIFLLLLGILTALFTVSGSNQAFANWAKKRIKGRRGAKLMAASLVFVTFIDDYFHSLAVGAIARPVTDKFKVSRAKLAYILDSTAAPMCVLMPVSSWGAYIITLIAGLLATYSITEYSPIGAFMAMSVMNYYAIFSIIMVFLVAYFSIDIGSMARHEQAALAKNNDDNEEIMVTGRMRNLVFPIVTLIVATVFMMLYTGNQVLSAEGKPFSVLGAFENTTVGISLVFGGVSALVVLTLCIIAGRHVDIATYFRAWVLGMKSMSGAILILFFAWTINNVVGDMKTGEYLSTLVSGNFAIELLPALLFVLATAMAFATGTSWGTFGIMLPIAAAIAANAAPELLLPCLSAVMAGAVCGDHCSPISDTTILSSTGAKCGLMDHVTTQLPYAMLVALSTVVGYLVIGFTSSMLYAFIATAIVFTILILLCRKKQI
- a CDS encoding sulfurtransferase TusA family protein → MRYELDTKGHLCPYPLMQAKKKIVELQIGDELAIQFTCAEATENLPRWAAENDYPVIHFAQIGDATWEIVIKKA